The segment GCGGCGTTCGATTTTGAGTCGAATGCGTCTACCAATTTCGCCACAGGGGCAGCGATTTTTTGGCCACTAGCGGACACACAGCGCCACCGCAACTCCCTGTTTCACAAACGCCTGCGAAATAATCTGCTCAATTGCGCGGCGGTTGACGGCGATAGCCCAGCGCCTCGGCGATATGCGCTCTGCCCACCCCCTCGGCCCCGCTCAGGTCGGCGATGGTGCGCGCGACCCGCAATATCCGGCCATAGCCACGCGCCGAAAGCCGCATCGCTTCGGCCGCCTGCGCGAGCAGCGCCCGCCCCGCCTCGTCGGGCAGGGCATGGCGTTCGAGCACCTCGCCATCGGCCTCAGCATTGGTACGGATGCCGTGTGCGGCATAGCGCTCGGCCTGCACACCGCGCGCCCGCGCCACGCGCGCGGCCACCTCGGCCGAGCCCTCCGCCGGCGGCGGGAGCATGAGGTCGGCCGCACTCACGCCTTGCACCTCGACATGCAGGTCGATGCGGTCGAGCAGCGGCCCCGAAATCCGCGTCTGATAATCCGCCGCACAACGCGGCGCGCGCGCGCAGGCGAGCGCGGCATCGCCCAGATGCCCGCAGCGGCACGGGTTCATCGCGGCAACGAGTTGCACGCGCGCCGGAAAGGTCACATGCGCATTGGCGCGCGCCACGCTCACCCGCCCGGTCTCGATCGGCTGGCGCAGCGAATCGAGCACCGCGCGCTGAAATTCAGGGAGCTCGTCGAGGAAAAGCACGCCGTGATGCGCCAGGCTCACCTCGCCCGGCCGCACACGAAGCCCCCCGCCCACCAGCGCCGCCATCGACGCCGAATGGTGCGGCGCGCGGAAAGGCCGGGTCCGCAAGAGCCGCCCGTCGGTGAGTTCCCCCGCCACCGAGGCGACCATCGACACCTCAAGCGCCTCCCCCGCATCGAGCGGCGGCAATATCCCCGGCAGGCACGCCGCCATTAATGATTTCCCCGCCCCTGGCGGGCCG is part of the Sphingomonas sp. C3-2 genome and harbors:
- a CDS encoding YifB family Mg chelatase-like AAA ATPase, giving the protein MVSIVSTVAYLGLEARAVETQVQLAPGVPSFIVVGLPDKAVAESRERVRAAIAAMGLSLPPKRITVNLSPADLPKEGSHYDLPIALALLGAMGVIDAETLASYVVVGELALDGRVAGAQGVLLAALHAMEKGMGLICPAPQGAEAAWAGEIEVLAAPDLLALLNHFRGTGPLAAPVPGEVETGYKGPDLRQVKGQESAKRALEIAAAGSHNLLMIGPPGAGKSLMAACLPGILPPLDAGEALEVSMVASVAGELTDGRLLRTRPFRAPHHSASMAALVGGGLRVRPGEVSLAHHGVLFLDELPEFQRAVLDSLRQPIETGRVSVARANAHVTFPARVQLVAAMNPCRCGHLGDAALACARAPRCAADYQTRISGPLLDRIDLHVEVQGVSAADLMLPPPAEGSAEVAARVARARGVQAERYAAHGIRTNAEADGEVLERHALPDEAGRALLAQAAEAMRLSARGYGRILRVARTIADLSGAEGVGRAHIAEALGYRRQPPRN